In the Populus trichocarpa isolate Nisqually-1 chromosome 8, P.trichocarpa_v4.1, whole genome shotgun sequence genome, CTTGAAAGAAGTGTCTCATCTTCAATTTGCGAAACTATCTCAATAATTCATTATCCCTGGACCatttaaaattcttcaaaaCATATAGAGCATCAAACATGGCCAGCAATCATCTTCGAGTCCTAGTTTGTGCGAGGACTTGAAAGTCAGAGGCCATGCATGGCAATCTTATAACAAAAGCCAAAGATGTAGAACTAAGATTGCAACACGCAAAATTTTCTTACAGGCGCGAATATTCTAAAGTAGAAGACCCAAGAAAGAACAAACAAGCATATATAGCACTATAGCaggaaattaattaagagtCAGAAGAGTTCTCCTTACCGGCACAGGAGAGTCACTGACTTTGAACATGCCAAGCATCCTTTTAGCATCAACTGGATTAATGGATGCAGCAACAACCTTGATCAGAACCTGATCTTCTTTCACTTGAGGAACTGTAACGTTCGAGTCTAATTTTAAGACATTGGAAACGTTCCCATATTCACCATAGACCCAAGCCTTCATTTTAGACGGAATGGAAGTACTCGATGGGATCTCCATGGTTACTGAGGAATGTGGATTCTACACTAAAAAAGGCCTCAACTACTACTACtcttcgtttttcttttttcacaaaGGAGAAACTCAACCCTTGAAACTTTTGAAGTCATATGAGGTACAAAACCACTGATGGCCTGCACCACTCTTTGCTTGTGTACGAATTCGGGAGTGTTTTGAAGTCTTTAAAACTacggtaatatttttttatttttaaaaaaattatttaaaacacttaaaaaaaataatttaaaaaaaaataaataaataaaatttaagatttttaaatagtgtaaatataataattatcttttttgttcatatacactttaatgttaaaaaatcatttagtaaggataatttttttttaatatatttaatttataattattttaataatttaatataatttagttgatttaaaaataattcgaacaaatcttaatcaactcaatattaaataataaaactaaaacaattcatttaaaaataactaaaaaccaaaaaaatattattacaataaatagtattttataaagttttgatatctttacaaaatatataaaaatagtgtttttataagagaaattgtattttagcaaaaacaaattaaagcatgaaaaacaagtattgaaaaaataaattaatattttattttttatttttaactttgatGCCCTTGCCAATTATAAACCATTGAGATGAATGGTGAATTTTTTTGCGGTAGAAACTAATGATGAGATTTGTGGTAGGTGAACGTCAAAATGTATATAGACTGTTTTTTGGTTCAAGTTCAATGCTCCGGTTTGGTTGGGGTGAACCCTGCTCTCTATTAGCGTGACGTGATCACATGCCACGTTAAACTACGACTTGTCAACGATGTTTTGGCATTCAATTTATCCACTGTCTCTTGCCAGCCGAGAAATTCAACTAGATAATTTCCTGATATATGCTGcgggttagtttttttaaaaaataaaaaataaaaaatatttagatattattaatatattttttagtaaaaaatattaattatatggtgttaatttgatgtgatttagtgaactatataaatttaaaaataactttacgtaatttgattaaaataattaaaataatattttttaaaaatattaaaatgataatatattaaatcgtCTTGATTTactcaaattaattaacattaatttactaaatttttagttaaattttaaaaataattgaatttaaataaataaaaaaacccttaaaccaaatttaaaaggcGAAAACACTGCAAAGAAATGACAgctattttttaagtaaattttaataatcaatCAGTGATCCAATTTTCAACATCTGATTAATTACTGGGAGCAGTCTTTCGTAGCTGCATCACGCTGACGCTTGCATGGTGTCATTCCCCAGTTTCCTCAGCTTGGGGAGGACAGGAGGGAGCCTTGaatgatttcaaatattttaaactaattaacctcgattattttattttaagtaaattAACTTTTAGCTTGTATGGATTTTAATTATACTGTTTATTAGTTCTGTTtactaataaaattatgtaatgttttgattattttttatttttacttctattttttaatatttgtatgttttcctttgtttaatttcttgagttatgtttttaatgtttatttggATTGAAGTAATTCTACTAACGACACAACATAActtaaatagatattttttttcaatatggtaTTAGAATTAGTAATCCTACCactctcataaaaaaaagttttatgagATTTTATTATGTTGGTATCAAAGATGGATAGCAGgagcaaaataatataaatatataactaaatattcaaaaatcctaaaaattataagtttttaatacaaaattcaaaaattcacaTCTTGTTATAAATTTATCTCAATGAAGTGCCTTTTATTCGCTCAATGGTCTGCACATAATGCACGCTTCAAATTTATCTAGGCCATCTGCTCTAAAGCATATTACAAAAAACCAGCAGCTGCGTTAGCATTCCTGGAAATAAGTATGACACTACAGTTTGGCATGGTCAACAAAGTCTCTTTGATTTCTGCAATTTGAGCTTCCACTTCCCAATAGCGAGTGCATTAGTTGTCGCGCAAATACTTTAACCACCATGCTGGAGTCAGACTCGATATCGATCCCTCTTGCTCTTAGCCCTTAAGTGCAACAGCCTCTTTTAGCGCAGTCACTTCTGCTGCCAGTGCTGAATTGCAGCAAGTCTCTGTCTGTCCATCAACAATGCGACCTATGTAGTCTCTGCCGATCACAAAATATCTGAGAGTAGTTGTAAGGCAACTAAGCCAATATAGCTGATGGTTTTAAACTACAAAAAAGCTTTGAATATTATCATAGAACCTGCCAACAACTGAGTTTCAGTTCTCAATCTCCCATCACAAACCGTCAGTTCAAGACAATATAAAAGCTAGAACTGGTACACCGTACACAAGCACACCAACTAAAGATGAGATGTCCTAAAATCAGGATATAATATCTGTAAACATCTGCAACAGAAGGAAACACGAAGTTGCTCAACTTATAGTCTAGCAATCACTGGAGTTGCAAGAACTCAAAGATGACAGTCACAAAAGGAAGTAGAGTGGCACAAGAATATACAACACCATAAACAACCAACAAGCTGGCAGTTATGCCAATCTGATAAAAAGATTTCAGAAGATATGTATCTTCAGCCGAGTGCAGATGAGACCTTTAAGACACCGGTCCAAGATAATCGCCCTCTAAACTGACCAAAGCCTGGAATTCCCTCTCTGCCTCTAGCCACTTTGTTCCAAGCACAACAAAACGAACCACCACATCCTTTTCAATCTTTGATGTCTTGTCATTCAAGAATACTGGATTCTCTCCAGGCACATAGCGGTAATCAGGCATTTTCATACAAGAGAGGTAGATATTCTCAATTGGCCCACATCTCAAGAGAACCCCATGCTTAAGCACCTTGTGAACAATCCCGTCTAAGATCTCCCCCCTGAAAATCTTGAAGGTGATACCACTGAAGACAACAGGAAATAGCACATCCCCTGTGTGCTGCCTGACTTTTCCCTCCCCTATGCTCTCCAAAGTCGAGACAGCAAGATAGTATCCGAGATCTTTGGTGGCCCGTTTTTTTGCAAAGTCATCTAAAAGGCGGACAACAATTGACCTTTGGAGCATTAGTCCTTTGGCATCCAAGTTCTCAGCAGGTATTATGACATTCCAGGGCAACTGCACTTTGAGAAACATCTTTTTGCTGTCCACTTTTTTCACCTGTAATAAACCAAAAGGTgagaaataaatcaatttcagTTCCGATTTCAGAGTTTTACCAAGAATTTCTTTGGTGATGCAAATCAGCTATACAGAAGGGACTCTAGAGGTGCAAATTATAGATTAAGTAGCCAATCTAAGTACATTTTAAATCACAATGCACCCTACATAACCCAAACAATACAATAAGGACCAGTTATTCAACTAATACATCTTGATAATAACATGTCATGTTTTACCAACCTTAAGTGGCACCAACTAAAATGCTTAAGATACACTAACAAACAATAATGGAAAGAAGAAACCAAGTGCTTATGAGGACCTCCTAGCAGACTGACCATTGCAAACTCAACCACAGTGCCAAAAACTCATTACTTCTTGAATTAACTAGGTAGCCCAGATGCATTCTTTAGGTCCCCAAAGGTTTGCAtggataatattattaattagaagaaaattttaaagaattctAACCACATGTACAGGTCAGCTGAGTAAGGACAAAATATGATCTAGAATAGAAACCACAAAAGACAGCAGCAGAATTGTTAAGCCCAGGACCTGAGAATGCAGCTGGAACTTGGGACCATGCATTCACAAAGGCATGCAGTGGATGAAGACGAGTTAAACAGCATTTTAGCACACAAAGGCCATTGGCAGACTTTAAACCAAGCAAACATTAACTATATCATCCTTTTCCCACACAATCAAACATCCCCGAGGTTTCAGAGGGGATGTTTTGCATTCATGTCAAGTATATTGCGTTGGAGTGATGAGGAGAATAAATATAACTCCTAGATTTTAAGGTGGAAATAAAACAAAGGAGAGAAATCACAGAGTAAGGATAGAGTTTGAAAGAACAGAGAGGGGACAACATTTAGCAATAACTCTAATCGTATTTTATTTCTGTTCAAGGATGCATATACCTAGAAtacaaaacaacaagaagaagaaaccacTGCACCAGTCAAAGGCGCAGAAAATATAGATGGTTGTCTAGTACAGTCCACAACGTACTGCAGAGAATATTAAATCTTAACTACAGCAGGTTCTCCTACATCAGACAGGAGTCTCGATTACCTAAACCTAGTGAAATAGATATTTGCAGTTCTTCCCTACAACTTAAGTTCTGTTATGAGCTAAACTTTCTATCACACTCAACTAAGATACTTCGAATGTTTCATACATGTATCATGTGTACTGTTAATATGCATCAGTCTTCTCTAGCACTACCAGAGACTGGTGAAGTGTTTCAAAATCATTTACACCTAGAACCCTGACATAGCATTATGTGTGACTCGATTTTAAATGCAAGCTTTCGATCTAAACCCAAATCAGGTGTTATGTTTTTTCCGTGATCCAAAACATAACCAAATGTTGATTAAGTTCTACAGACACATTCTTATTTGCTGATTTAGAAGGCCCAACATTGTatcatacttgaaaaaaaattgtaagtcTTCCTGAAACCAAACAACTCCATCCATTTACGCATTTACACAATATCTAGTATTTAGAGTTCTCTCCTCTCTCCAATGCCACCAACAGATAATACCATGGCATGTTAAAATAAGAAAGCACAATTTGAATAATAGCCTCTAAACTCATTTCCATCAACTTTAATACAATATTTTCATAGCTAACAAAGTCCACATTAATAACCTCTTAACTTTTCTTGCTTTCTCCTCATGTTGAATAAAAACATACCCATCAACCGGCCTTTACCAAAAACCATTATGAAAAAGAACAGCTACTGACAACCAAGGAAAATTTTACAGACTTGAAAATAAACATGCTCTCGTATGACAAAAAGACGAAATCTTACTAGAATCAATAGAAACGGAAGAATTTAGAGGGGGGGGGGAACCAACTTTCGCGAAATAGGTGCGTTACAATAGACCAACATCAAAAGGGTTTCAATAATGGAGAACCTGAAATCGTTCGAGATGATGAAAGAACGCCCTTGTTGTTGATGACTCACTGAGGTGCGACTCGTTCTCCTCCTCGGTTCTCTCTTCCCAATTCGCAACGCCTCAGCTGGCACTTGTGCGTGACTGCCCATTTTTGCTTTCGTGCGGCTACTGACTGGATCCAATACAACCCTCTATTGTGTAGTTATGGTGACGGAGGATTTGTATTCAGTAGTGGCACGCCACGTGATTCGCTTTTTGTGACGATGATTTACTTTTTCCCTAAGACCCAACCGTTTTTATCCTGGCCATACagtgtgtttttatattttaaaaaaaataaaaaaatatttttttattttaattaattttttatgtttttaaattgttttaatatgttaatgtaaaaaataaatttttaaaaataaaataatattattttaatatattttcaaataaaaattattttaaaaaataattgctaccataatattaaataaattaccacattatattaataaaaaatatatttgaaataaatttagtttggcATAAGCCAGATAttataattaggtttttttcttgttggaaagtaataaaataaaattttgaaaggtAGAGAAATTATTAAAACGGCATCATGGCgcatttatcaattaaaatcaCATGAAACATGTCATTAGCCATGATGGTCCTTATTGCAAAGGTGGATTTTGACCTATAAAAATCCTTGGTTTTGTTTGTCTACgcagttggaaaatatttttaaatttttttgaaatcttttaatttttttgttataaattaatatatttttaatattttcagatcattttgatgtgctgatataaaaaataatttttaaaatgtaaaaaaatattattttaatgtgttttggaatgaaaagcactttgaaaaacaactgttaccacactctcaaacaccgtTTAAAATCCATAAGACTATAAGCACGAAATTTCTAGCGCCTAAAACCAATCCAGTTCTGTCCAAGGTTTCAACAATGATTCTGACATTACTGAGGACCTCACTTCACCGAACATACTAGTACCTCACTTCACCGAACATACTAGTGATCCACTCCAAAACAACTTTGGTAAAAAAGAATAAGGCCTCGAGATCGAACAACCAGCTTCCTCaagaaatgcatcaaaacaattctttcACGTAGTTAAACAGAGATTATCAATGAAAAAAGTTTTCAAGACAAAACCTGATTCAAATAATCTAATGAATGGGATAAGAatgtttaaaactataatattgaTGGGTCATGGTTTCTCTAATCAGCCTCATTTAAGAGATAACGCAGGAAAGTCAAAACCCAAAATAGGGCTACCGGCTACGTCTTTTCAGGTGTACAGTCCCACGACTGGCCCTGGGCGCGACACGCCCAACTCTACATTAGGCGAGGACGCGTCTACGCCCAGTCTCATGTTGGGCCCGAGGGCGACGACGCCTAACTCTACGTGTCCGCGCCCCGTCCCACGACTTGACCCAGGTGCGTCCACGCCCAGTCCCATGCTGGGCTCGGGGGCGACCACGCCCAACTCTACGTTGGGCGCGGACGTGTCCACGCCCGGTCCCACGACTAGGCCTGGGTGCGTCCACGCCAAACTCTACGTTGGGCGAGGACGCGTCCATGCCTAGTTCCACGATTGGACCCGGGCGCGACCGTGCCCATCTCTATGTTGGGCGCGGACGCGTCGACGCCCAGCTATCTCTTGGGCTTGTGGCATGAATTAAGTCCAACATCCCTCAAATTGGGTGTGAAGCTGAAGGGTCACTCTACATTAAGCCCCCCATACCCTGAGCCTGAATTAATAATCATGATGCCCATTATAATACCATTAAATACGAACAAGTAGCTCAtgcttatattaattagatgtgatggcacgaacaataaaataatattattttactattacaaGATTAAATCTCTACCCCTCCTACGTTATATGAAGCAAGTCAAGTCaggtaatataaaaagaaaaaaccttataCTGGGGAGGGAGATTCTGGGCTTCTTCCTCCTTAATCCTCCATCTTCTTCCTTCTACTCTTCTCTATCTTCATAAAAGCTCATTAATATCTCCATTAATGTCTTTTGCTACATAAAAAATACTTGGTACTGACTTGATTTTTGAAGGGTCCCCCATCAACACTCCCGGGGGACTTTGTGCAGATATTTATTCCAGAAATAGCTGATATTCCTCCAAAGAAAGATTTGTCCAAGAAAAAGTGGAGGTCATTGTAGGGTGATTTCAAGGTACCTGTAATTTTTACAATCTCATCAAATATGATACAAGTAGTTATTGATAAACTATGAATACCTAACCTACTTTTCattaaacaaaagaagaaagtagCCATAGGACAGCACAGTGATAGCCAGCCATAGGCATCTTGCACCAAAGGTGGGTTGCTACAATGCTGGTGCTTCAAGCATAAACATAATGCTGGTGCCATTAGGCCACTGGAATTGAATCAAGTGAGTCCCATTTCACTATTTTACTCAATCCTAATGGCCATTGGCATCGTGCTGATGCTTTGATCATCAGCACTCTAGTCTCCCCCTGCATCAATAGAGTCTGCTCATTCCAACTCTTCTCAAATAACTGTCAACACATTCACCAAGAAAAGCAGATCTTATTATTATCCATAATAGCACACTTGAATTTCCACAGTTTATACATCATTGAAGCACATGATCCTGGCTTCTCTCGATCCAAATGAAATCCTTCTTCCAAATAACCTGACCCTCCATCTCCAAAACACCTTTGACTTGTAACCCAACAAGCATAAAGTATTCCTATTAATCCACATACACTTAACTTACTCAACAGCCTAACAGCAGTGAAAGATTATCTGAAAATGTTCAGCGAATTGAATTTGAAACAGAGTTCAAACCAAACACATGTCCATCTATCAGAAAATGTAGAAAAGGAAATTCCTTTTCTACATAGGACGTGATTTTTAAcggaatatatttaattaatgacgGAAGAACAATCAATGACgtgatttttttgtctttttaaaaaaaatataattattgaagaacaaaatacacctttttttctgtcttttatCCCCTTAGTCCTTACATAGGACAGCTACGGAGATGAGGTATATCTTGGGACGTATGACAGTGAAactgatggtgatgatgatgattttgaaacaGAGAACAATTTGGTTCAGAATCTTCGTACAAATTTTCCATATGATGTCCCAAACCAGCTGTCCGGAAAATGACTCgtttgttttcatattattttatgtgtaagtattaaaaataatattttaaaaaatatatattattttaaaataaaaaatattttaaaaaatatacaaatcaagataaaaacgAGCTATTAATCTTGCTAATCAATTGGCCAAGTGCGTCCtaggagatgaaaaataaaaagtttgtttCATGACCGGTCCttactgatatattttttaaagggtaTTTAATAACGTGgtaacagttatttttttaaattaatttttactcggaaatatattaaaataatatttttttattttttaaaaattatttttaccatcaacatattaaaataatataaaaataccaaaaaataattaaaaataaaaataaaataaaatcattttaatttgttttcaagaaaacctttgaaacaaaaaaaaaaacacactaatCTTCGTGAAAGCTGACATTTAGTTTAGGAAAAAGCCACGATATGACAAACTATACGTTGATCCTTGAATTGTAAAATTGTGTAATTGAATccttatttcatcaaattaaaaaaaaaacaagtagatatcccaaaaaaataaaggtgcgtgagtttttcccttttctgtaattttatctACTTAAGGGACCGTGCTGAAATTGTGTATCAAATATTAGGAATAAAAATGAAGATATAGTGAAAAGACGAGATAAgatgagattaaaaacaaaaaaatcaatggtcAGGATTCATTGCGTCATAGAATTGTGTTGGAAATTTGGGTCACTGTATCCGTCAGTTCAAAGTTCTTGCCATATATTAAGTGGCTTGTTATTGCAGATAGATcgtgtttttttgtaaaatattaaattttttagttttaaattatttttttaaaatgtttttaaattatattgatataataaaatcaaaaataaaattaaataatatatattattttaatatatttttaaataaaaactgctTTGAAAATTAACTCTTACCGAACTTCCAGACAATTAAATAGTATACGATGTTTAAGATACAATCTGTGTACCGTTGTTTAGCATGAGAAGTAAAAGAGCTGTTGCACAAATGGGAACACTCGAAAAATTTGTGTTAATCGAGGactgtaaaaaaacaaattgattacATAATGTTATTGAGTACTCAATTACATAACttgtaaaattagttaaaaaacacgaaaattaacctaaatattcatattaataataaaaaaaaactaataattacaacttaaatattataaaatttctttctAAGAATTGTGTGATGAGAATTCCAATcccaatataattttttgatatgttggAGTAAATATTAAGTGcgttaatttaaatattaaaaaataatttttatccttctCTCCAACATCTCCTTAACCTTACTCGGCAAGTCCTTTTCAGATGTGAAACTcatccacacaaaaaaaaaaaaaaacaccaaaaaagaaaaactgaaagGCGAGGAGAGAGTTCATGGAAACGACATCGTTTGTTCGGGACCCTGCACTCGCACATAAATACCTGTTTCGATGAACGAAAATTGCGAAACTTGACActcaagagaaaaaattaataataagaacGGAGAATATGCAGAAGCACCAGCATGGTGCTCCCGTGTCTACCAAGATTTCCTTCCTCGATTGCATCGATCTTTCCACCCCTGATATCCAGCAATCCTTTTCCCTTACAAACAggtaatttaaaataatctctttctttttaatttctccctgataattaattaattctgttTTGATTCTATAAAATGGTTTTGTTTAGAGTAGGCGTGTTTGgattgtggattttttttctttttacgtgAAAAACCATGGAATAAGCCAATAATTCATGGAGGAGGCATTAACGCAGAGTAAGAAATTTTCTGAATTGCCATTAAGTGCGAAAATAAAGGTTTTATTTAAGGGATGAGAAGCATAGACGTTATATTCCTGTTTTGGATGAGCTTTTAGATCCTGATAATCAACTTCATGGTtggtttcttttcatttaaatttttttcctttttaattccaaaattgttaccttttcttttgttttatgaatTTACCGACAATAAAATGGAAGCAGTGattgattgtttgtttgtttgtttgtttttggataTATTATATGGTAGTAGGAGACTATAAGGAGAGGGGTATTACATTGGAATTGAAGTCCCCGAAGATGATCCTGAAGCTCCCAGTGTCTGGTCTGCCGATGgtatttcaattcttttttttctttttaatccactaatttttattgaaaagatttttcttggtgtttttagaagaaaaaaaatgggttgTTATTAgcaatttcctttttttggtggtTGGTGTCTCAGATATTTTGCCTGGTTTGAGGCGGGCTACGTAGAAGTTTCATCAACAACCACTGTAAGTTCTTGCAAACATATTTGAAAGTATTAAGGATATTTGTGAGTCACAGTTATTTATTCATGACATGAAGTGCGATGTAAACCCTACACATGCACATGATTACATGTCATGCAAGGACATTGGGTATTAGACATTTATTGCCTTCAAATTCAGAACAGAGCCCATTTATCGTTTGGACTTTTCATATGATACGAAAATGGCCCCTAAAAGAAGCTAAGCCAACCACAAAATTTACTCAACAGAAATCGCCATGACCTGAACAACAAAACTGACCAATTGCTAAATGTGCCTCATTTGCAATTACCCTGCGTTTTGAACACAAAATCCAGTTTAAGGAGACAGTTATCTATAGCAGTTGGAAACTGAAGTTTGAACTTCCTGGCAAAGGGCAAGGGAGAGGACTGGAGATGGATCATTTCTTTCAACAGCAATTCCTGCAAGGTGATGTCTTCTGCTATGCGAATGGTCCTGTAAATCAAAGTGCTTTTGTGCCATATATATGCAGACCTTGGGGTGGAAGCGAAGTTGGGGTAGGGAGTTCTTCTATGGGGGTATATCCTACTAACATGAACAGAAGAATGATAGAATTCATGAGGAGAAGTTTCACGGTAAAGATTGAAACTCAAGAACCTGATAGCAAACGATGTTATCGTCATAAGATGAGTGAGAGATTGAGGAGACAGAGGGAGAGAAATGGTTACTTGGCTCTGCATTCTTTGTTACCCCATGACACCAAGGTTAGTTATCAATAACTTGAGTGCTAATTAATCACCATTCACTGGTGTTTATTATGCATTGCAGGTATATATGGTAGTTGCTTTTAGTT is a window encoding:
- the LOC7473447 gene encoding DNA-directed RNA polymerase V subunit 7 gives rise to the protein MFLKVQLPWNVIIPAENLDAKGLMLQRSIVVRLLDDFAKKRATKDLGYYLAVSTLESIGEGKVRQHTGDVLFPVVFSGITFKIFRGEILDGIVHKVLKHGVLLRCGPIENIYLSCMKMPDYRYVPGENPVFLNDKTSKIEKDVVVRFVVLGTKWLEAEREFQALVSLEGDYLGPVS